The sequence GCCAAACCAAAAGCCATCCTTAACCATACACAAAATtaaccaaaaccaaatgaatgaaagaaggGAAAAGGGATTATGTTACCATTGTGATGCCAAGTGGGTTCCCCGGCATAAGTGCCAAAATCCCAAACTGTTTTTGCTTGATGAAGTTTTGCTAGACAATGAGAGTAGTGGAGTGATTGAAGAAGTTAAAGGTGATAAGGTTGAAGAAGTTCTAGCAACCCTAGACACATGTCAACCCAAACCAACCCAAAATCTCCCTCCATGCCATAATTGGATCCTTTAACCCGAAAACAATGAGAGTGAAGGAGAGGATTGGGAAGCAATAGATCAACATTTTGATTGACACTGGTTCTACACACAACTTCTTAGACCCAGCCATATTAAAGAAAACTAATCTACCCTTAGATGACAAGGAAAAGGTGAAGGTGAAGGTGAAGGTTGCAAATGGTGAGTTGGTCCCTAGTGTAGGGAAATGCAGTGAGGTGAAGGTCTTTATTCAAGGCACTACCTTTGTGATGGAAGTTCATGTAATTGTACTATCCGAATGTGATATGGTGTTGGGAATTAAATGGCTGCGTGAGTTGGAAAAAATTTTGTGGGATTTTGATAAGCTAACTATGCAATTTTGTTATAAGggtgaaaaaataaacatgcagGGGTTAACAGCTACCAAGATGATTGAGGAAGGGTCTCTAAACATGCTGAACAATTTAGAGACCAAATGGGTTATTTTGCAACTCAAAGAATGGGAAAATTCCCCCGATCCACAAGCTGGAGCCAAGATTCCAGCAACTATTCAGATATTACTGAAACAATTTGGAGATGTATTCTCACAACCTAAAGGACTCCCACCTCCACGAGCCTACGACCACTCCATAAACCTCATACCCAACATTAAACCCATTTCTATAAGACTTTACCGTTACCTCTATTACCAAAAAGACTAGATTGAGAAAATAGTACAGGAGCTATTGTCTATAGGAGTGATCCAACCTAGCCAAAGTCCCCACTCTTCTCCCGTGTTGCTGGTAAGAAAAACTGATGGAACATGGCAATTGTGAGTTGACTATAGGGGGCTGAGCAGTGTAATCATCAAGGATAAATTTCTCATTGTCGTGGTTGAAGAGCTAATGGATGAGCTACACAGGTCAACCATATTCTATAAGCTAGATTTGAGGTTCGACTATCATCAAATACGGGTTAAGACTAACGACATACCCAAAACTTCCTTAAGGACTCATGAGGGACACTATGAGTTCCTAGTAATGCCATTTGGGCTCACTAACGCCTCCTCAATCTTCCAAAGTCTTATGAACGAGGTATTTCGACTCTTTCTAAGAAAGTttatacttttgtttttttataacattttggtGTACAGCAAAACAGAAGGGGAACATGCACAACACTTATTGGTCACCTTAGAGACACTAAGGCAACATAAGTTATTTGCAAAACAATCCAAGTGCCAATTTGGTTGTGAGGTGGTGGCTTACCTAGGCCATCTAATTTCGGCTAAAGGGGTACAAGCAGATCCAAAAAAGTTAAATGCCATGGTAGAGCGGCCCCTACCTAAGTCCCTTAAGGCTCTAAAAGGATTTTTGGGCTTGACAGGCCACTGCCGcagatttataaaaaagtatagtGAGATTGTTGCACCACTTACAAGGTTGCTTAAAAAGGAGTGTTTTCATTGGAGTGAAGAGGCTAAGTTTGCATTTCAAAGATTAAAAGAGGCAGTAACTCAACCACCAGTTTTGGCTCTTCTAGATTTCTCCCTACCGTTGATAATTGAATGTGACGCCTTGGGGACAACAATAGGGGTAGTTTTGATGCAGTGTGGGAGACCAATAGCGTTTTTCAGCAAGGCCCTTAAAGGCAAATCCCTTCCACCATCTACATATGAGAATGAGCTATTTGCTTTGGTTTCAACAGTATTAAAGTGGAGGCCTTACTTATTGGGGCCGACCTTTGTGGTTAGAACCGACCAACAAAGTCTCAAAGCACTTGCTTGATAAGAAAATTGGAACCCCTATGCAGCAAAAATGGATAACTAAGCTACTTGGCTACGATTTCATTGTGGAGTATAAAAAGGGGTCCGAGAATAGGGTGGCAAATGCCCTATCCCGAAAAGACAAGGAACTTGAAAGGGCTTTAATGCTTATCACCTTCCCCAGTATGGAATGGGTGGAAGATTTGAAGAGAGCTTATGAATTGGATAGGCACTTAAAGGAGCTGCTAAGGAACAGTTCAAAAGGTAAGTTAAGCTCTAACTATATCTTGAGGGATGGGTTACTATTGTACAAGAATAGATTATGCATTCCTCAGCATgaggaatttaaaaataaattaattgagcTGTCCCACAGCAACCCATAGGGGGGGACATTCAGGTTATGATAACACTATTCATCGAATGAGGAGGGATTCTACTCGTCGAGaatgaaaaaagatttgaagAAGTTTATCAGGGCATGTGATATTTGGTGAAGGTAGATAACACTCTACCAAGTGGCTTACTACAGCCATTACCAATACCATCTCAACCATGAACCAATATCATCATGGATTTCATTGACGAGCTACCAATTTCACAATAGTATGATTGTTTATGGGTTGTGGTTGACTGATTGACAAAGTATAGTCACTTTGTGCCCCTTAGACACCCCTACACAGCCAAGACAGTGGCTAATCTATTCCCAAAAAATTCCCTCAAGCTACATGGGTTACCCCGCTCTATAGTTTCTAACAGAGACTACATTCACAAGCTAATTTTGGCAGGATCTTCCTACAGGGGGTTCAAATGTCAATGAGCACTGCGTATCATCCTCAGACCAACGGGCAGACAGAAGCAGTGTGGGCCAAAAGATTGGGCAGTGTGGGTTCCCCTTGCCGAGCGGTGGTACAACTGCACTCGACACACATCTATAAGGATCTCACCCTTTGAGACCCTTTATGGTTACCCCCCACCCCGGTTGCTAGACTACATCCCAGGAACAGCCAGTGCTGACACTGTGGACTTAACTTTACACAACAGAGACCAGATTTCAAAACTACTTAAGTAGAATTTAGAATAAGCCCAAAATTGCATGAAaaagtattttgatttgaagaGAAAGGAGCAACATTTTGTAGAAGGGGAATGGGAATACCTATGCCTACAACCTTACCGACAAACCACCATAGCCCATTGGCACAGCCTCAAGCTAGCTCCATGGTTTTTTCAACCTCTCCCACTCACCTAATATTGCAGGGAGTGGGAAAGGTTGCATACAAGCTAGATCTCCCTTCCACTTCAAGAAT comes from Juglans microcarpa x Juglans regia isolate MS1-56 chromosome 8S, Jm3101_v1.0, whole genome shotgun sequence and encodes:
- the LOC121244283 gene encoding uncharacterized protein LOC121244283 translates to MVERPLPKSLKALKGFLGLTGHCRRFIKKYSEIVAPLTRLLKKECFHWSEEAKFAFQRLKEAVTQPPVLALLDFSLPLIIECDALGTTIGVVLMQCGRPIAFFSKALKGKSLPPSTYENELFALVSTQKWITKLLGYDFIVEYKKGSENRVANALSRKDKELERALMLITFPSMEWVEDLKRAYELDRHLKELLRNSSKGGSNVNEHCVSSSDQRADRSSGVGKVAYKLDLPSTSRIHHTFHVSQLKRKIGSKITAIPSLPPVDEQGVLWPEPEKVLSRRMVKARNKARAELLIRWHRQEATDATWEGYSQLKEHIPHLVGKVF